The sequence CAGGCACCTGACCAGTTAGGTCTGCCTCACTAACAAACCAATAGCGCAAAGGACTGCCagtatttttgacatttatagTCTATTCTAAATtggattgttgtttttgtctcgtTTTGTCGGTTGGTTCAGTTGCAGTGTTGAACAGGAGAAATGCTTCATTTCAAGCCACGGATCTGTTGAAAACCACCTGGATTGATCTTAAACACTACATGAAAGTCTTTGCACATAATCAAAACATCTACTGTAAGGTTTAGGAATGGTGTGACTACTgcaattaagatttttttattacaattttcaAATCAGAAATCGTATACCAAGTTATAAAAGCAGATGTGTCAATAAAAGCCAGCACCTGCTGAAGATTCCGGTTGTGGCACAGCTTCTGGTAAACCTTCTAAACAGAAAAGCTTTGTGCGTCTTCTCCACTTCTCAGACAACTGTGAGTCCCATTTATCTTTTCTCCTGAAAAGATGAACACACTAAGAGCTAcagcgtgcgtgcgcgtgtgcgtgtgcgtgcgtgtgtatggTAACCATGAtgcaaaacagcaaacaaacacaaaccagcTGTCTGGTcaaaagagagaagaggatCCAAACCAACCCAGGATTGTTGACTCTGCCTCGCCGCAGACAGGAGACGCTCTGTCCACTGGGCTGTTTTAGGGACATTCCAACGATAACCTGCACCGGTTGTTTTCCTGGATACAGCCggtcttaaaaaaaaggattttttctttgtaacaAGTTGTATAAATATATTATGTTAGTCTAGttgtattgtattttatgtgtgtgggCTGCAGAGTCAAAtgtatgaacatttttgaagaagTCTCCTGGCATCAGATGTTAGAGTGAACTATGGCACTTTGGTAACAGAAATGTCAGTGCTCTACTATCTTATTTTTCCATACTCACATAGAAAAAGTCAGATATTATTTCTGTCTGAGGTTACATAAGTTTTTGCTGCAGCTTGCAGCAAAAGGAGACACTTATATAAAATTGACTCTAGCTCTTCACTATTTATCTCAGAGTAACTATTTGATCTTTCACTGTATTCCAATCGAGTATAAATTGCATATTATAAACTTgccaaaaaaaatcctgacttGTCAATGTTGGTGTATCAAGTGTATTTGCATTCTTTATATAATTATCtaaaagtaaacaataaaagtacattttggaGATTCTTTGGAGAAATGTTCTGAAGGAAATCATCCTGAAGGAAATCATCAGTTGTAGGTGATTAAATTTACTTGGAACCACCAAAGCTCAAACCCTGCATGATCATGAGACCCCACTGCCAACACAGGGAAGCAAAAGTCACTTTTTTCTGCTCAACTAAAATTTGTGGCAGCAGATGCTTGGAGGAATGAAGGAAAAGCTTTCAAACTTAGAAACACTGTACTAAACTAACGCTGCTAACTTGATCATCGTGCAAGTTAGATCGAATAACTACAAAGCTGATCGTCTTTATTGCTTGATTTATTGCAATCAAACAATTACAGCCTTTTATTGGAGTTGTGGGTCTCACAAAGTTTTAACTGGtaactttatttgtttgattgtttttgtattcaACCTGTTCAAGATATTTGTCAAGCTGGATCTTTAGCATAAAACGTCTGGCTTTCAATCTTACTACCACCATCAGATAGCAAgcttttactgtgttttttacTTGTGTTGTGTACAACTGAAACTCAGTCACATTAAACCcttcttaaatgtaaaaattttatCTGCTCTTgaatactttgaaaaataaacccaagaattaaaataacaaagcCAGTTATAAAATACGCATTTATTTCCTGTTAATTTTACATATACATTTTGCTAAACATGTCCCTTCATAACACTCAtaatatataaaacagaaatgcttgTTTACGTTTTATGTATAAACCTAGATTAATGCCATTTTAACATATAATGGGttacttttcttaaaaaatatttcatcctTCACTGAGTAAGCATAAAGTGTTctatgtacatattttttgtacatatacttctgcacaaaaacatttaaaaaatgagatcTTTAGTACAACTTCAATCATAAAGTTTAATATTAGTTCCATAAACAATAGTTTTTAAACATCACATGTGATGCAAATTGCTGAATTTTGAGTCACAGCTTTAGTTGATGGATAAAATCTGTTCTGATGACGTTGCCGATGATGTCCGTGAACGCAGCAGCCCACAGAAGTCGTCTGCTcctggagaaaacaaagaagtaGAAGTTGAAAATGAACACACAGTGGATGACTTTCACcaatgtttcaaacaaaaacagatagtCACTCTAACCAGTGTGCAAAGCTTCATGCACGGCCCAACATGTTCTCCAGATGCTCTATTCTGCCGGATATGTCAGCTAGTTTGAACAGTCAAGGaaaaaggggggggaaaaagcaataaaagtgCCTGGTCAGCTCAGGTCATACGTGTAGCAGACCGTTTAAAACACTGTCTGCCATTTAAAACAACAGGAAGGATATGCTTGGCTGTGAGCTGCTGGATGGTCGCCTGCGTCTGCCTCTGGAAAACCAGCATGGCCTCGCATTTGCAGGGATCCTCCACCACCTCCGCCCTCGCCTCTTCACCAGGAGAGAGCAGATTTCACATCAGCGTAGCAGCATAtgtccagcaaaaaaaaaaaaaggagtacagAAAGAACCACCCACACTGTTTTTTTAACTAGTGAGCAAGaaaaaagcagagcaaaaaGAAATGAGAGCATATTTTCACAGCAGGACGAATTGTAAAAAAACTTCCTCATAGTGACATATAGGGGCTCTGCTAAAGCAGAGATAGAAATATGGTGGGTTGAACACAAATGTAGgcttgattattattatttgttttagctgtaaaaatattcgaatattttttttacaatacttTATGATTAGTATTAGTATTAGTATGTGTGTGGAATTAGTATGATTAGTACTTTctgctggtctgtcacataaaattcagATGAAAGCGGTAAcagcaacatgacaaaatgtaaacagccTAATGagttataaacatttttgcaaggcaGAGTAAGGAGCAGTTGGTTGGTATGTTGTGAACCCATGCACTTTTTATACGGATTCCCGAACCTTTAGAGCACCGATAATATCACAAGAAAAACCAAAGATTAAAGGAAGTGAAGATTCAGTAGGTTCTTACGTTTTGGGgaacatgttttcttgtctgCATTCAAGACGTAACCGCTCTGGCACTTGCAGTAAAAGGATGCATTGCTGTTGATGCAAATGTGCTCGCAGTCATGTCCCATGGCACAGGGGTCCAGACCTGGGTTTGAGGGAAAGTATCAGTACAGATCCATAAACTGgtacaaagtatttttcttgctttgtgCTGAGATGTGCTAACTTGTGCTGGAATTTGCTAGAAAATTAATCTTCATAGCTTCATAATTAAAGGCATTgatagatgtttttctttcaggtttgCATTTGGTGGGAAACGCCATCATTCAAACACTTTCACCACATCTCAGCCACTTGCTGTGTGTTAGACAACACAGgtaaaaatcacagaaacacTGGAAGCACACAGACGTGTTACCTGAAAGAGGGACGAACAGTAACACTGAGACAAAACATCTCGTCTTCACAGCAGAACCTCAGCTATTCAAACCACTGGTACAGACATTGTAAAGTTCTTATAACCTTATCAAGATTTCCCTGTACATTAGTCACTTTAAACACagagaacatttaaaaacataaggACACTGTGGTTGCAAACATctaaaaattctgacttttctttgaatttttattttttttaagttgaagcCGAAAGTTTGGGACTGAATAGCCCCAAAACTTTACAGGCAATTAATGCCTCAACAAGCACATTCTGACATCTGCAGTCCATGTGGGGGTTGAGAGCATCTGCAGCTTGATTTTTCCCTCATGATTTCAGAGGTCACTAATAACATTGTAAATAATCCACATTCTTCAGCAACCACCCCTGTAGACTGTAGGTGCCCTGATTGAGGAACTAGACCAGGGTTAACGGAGGGAAAGGTCCTGAAGGCCCTTCTCTGTCCTACCGCACAGGGTTTCCCTGAACTTGGAGGTGAGCTTCTCGATAACGCCGTAGGTCTCCACGTAGAAGACGTGTTCCTCCAGAGGGACGCTGGCCATCAGCTGTAGGGACTGCATGTCTGCACGGTCCACACCCACAGCGTAGATCTCTACGCCCGAGGCCCGGGCCTCAGCGGACACTTCTTCCACCTGGTCTTGAGGCCTCCCATCAGTCACGACGATAGCCACCTTGGAGATGTTCCCGGAGCGAGGTCGAGCTCCAGACTTCTCGGTGAAGGCTTCTTTCATTGCTGTCTTGATGGCGAGGCCGGTCATGGTGCCAGTCGCCAGGGGCTCAATTCGGGCGATGGCTTTCTTCAAGTTAAGTTTGTTGAAGTGGTCCTTGAGCAGGAACTCTATCTTGACTGTACTGGCATAGTTGACCACAGCCACTCTTGTCGCATCAGAGCCCACATCGAGGGTGTCCGCCTGTTGGGTACCAGGTTGTGGGGTCAGATGGTTTTCCTTTTCAGCACCACCAACCACCCAGAAGAGGGCGCCAGTGGGTTGGATCTTGGCAGGAGGGTGTGCTGACAGGCTCTACAGGACACACCTGATTGGCATCATCATCTCCCAGGAGGAGTATAAGAACAGTGGGCTTCCAACACTTCTCTGCCAGAGTGTTGCCTTTAGTGGTACATCAGCCTGCTGAGTTATATCCTCAGAGACGTTTTTTCAAGTTGTTTCTCCTAGTAGCCTTTTTGACCTGTCTCTTGTTACCTTTTTTCCAGGACATCTACAAGGTTCTCTGGGGAAGCCTTCCCCTAGGCCAACTAGCCTTGGATTACCCCTTCCTGTGACTCCTCTAGTTGGAAGCCCTCCGCTGTTCCTCCGAG is a genomic window of Poecilia reticulata strain Guanapo linkage group LG21, Guppy_female_1.0+MT, whole genome shotgun sequence containing:
- the matn3a gene encoding matrilin-3a isoform X3 → MKPFPCSLLFCVSLLFSDVAHATYHLKAGDSRLKTAQSYAQTRHNAQPVLRTLNPAKTDSPCRSRPLDLVFIIDSSRSVRPAEFEKVRIFLANMADTLDVGSDATRVAVVNYASTVKIEFLLKDHFNKLNLKKAIARIEPLATGTMTGLAIKTAMKEAFTEKSGARPRSGNISKVAIVVTDGRPQDQVEEVSAEARASGVEIYAVGVDRADMQSLQLMASVPLEEHVFYVETYGVIEKLTSKFRETLCGLDPCAMGHDCEHICINSNASFYCKCQSGYVLNADKKTCSPKQARAEVVEDPCKCEAMLVFQRQTQATIQQLTAKLADISGRIEHLENMLGRA
- the matn3a gene encoding matrilin-3a isoform X2 — translated: MAVQTERSVPYKVSTSGSYFSPPHSAKTYGEANVPCSYRDTSDIHRDHCVTSGDPCSLEATETDSPCRSRPLDLVFIIDSSRSVRPAEFEKVRIFLANMADTLDVGSDATRVAVVNYASTVKIEFLLKDHFNKLNLKKAIARIEPLATGTMTGLAIKTAMKEAFTEKSGARPRSGNISKVAIVVTDGRPQDQVEEVSAEARASGVEIYAVGVDRADMQSLQLMASVPLEEHVFYVETYGVIEKLTSKFRETLCGLDPCAMGHDCEHICINSNASFYCKCQSGYVLNADKKTCSPKQARAEVVEDPCKCEAMLVFQRQTQATIQQLTAKLADISGRIEHLENMLGRA